A window of Panicum virgatum strain AP13 chromosome 8K, P.virgatum_v5, whole genome shotgun sequence contains these coding sequences:
- the LOC120646335 gene encoding uncharacterized protein LOC120646335 encodes MPPEVLGDGGMPLGLFKGLEMCQPIISLHDDDDGTVYFMVKKNRMDNKAWVIAVDMQNNTLQGVAEFAAGRTFGMSITFMHSMISRHLTTAPEAKGNLKRPGTVLLGSSNKMPRGFWMSMPPRDDDQEQHDAETQGNEDMILDGG; translated from the exons ATGCCGCCTGAGGTGCTGGGTGACGGAGGCATGCCTCTGGGATTGTTCAAGGGGCTCGAGATGTGTCAACCCATAATCAGCttgcatgatgatgatgatggcacTGTTTACTTCATGGTCAAGAAGAACCGCATGGATAACAAGGCTTGGGTGATTGCTGTGGACATGCAGAACAACACATTACAAGGGGTGGCTGAGTTTGCTGCAGGAAGAACTTTTGGCATGAGTATCACCTTTATGCACAGCATGATATCCAGACATCTGACAACAGCTCCAG AAGCGAAGGGAAACCTGAAACGACCAGGGACAGTGTTGCTGGGATCATCTAACAAGATGCCTCGTGGGTTCTGGATGTCAATGCCACCCCGGGACGATGATCAAGAACAACACGATGCTGAAACGCAAGGAAATGAGGATATGATTTTGGACGGAGGCTAG
- the LOC120644785 gene encoding barwin-like yields MRSSSIWHSHHLARSSQLSSTPGSYMAAITGGRAALAVAALLCAMAAVAAAQQASNVRATYHLYNPAQNGWDLNRVSAYCATWDANKPLSWRQKYGWTAFCGPSGPRGQASCGKCIKVTNRATGASTVARIVDQCSNGGLDLDFETVFKKIDTNGQGYQMGHLNVDYQFVSC; encoded by the exons ATGCGTTCTTCATCGATTTGGCACAGCCATCATCTAGCTAGGAGCTCACAATTAAGTTCA ACCCCGGGCAGCTATATGGCGGCGATCACCGGTGGAAGGGCGGCGCTCGCAGTGGCCGCGCTCCTCTGCGCCATGGCGGCAGTGGCCGCTGCGCAGCAGGCCTCCAACGTGCGCGCGACGTACCACCTGTACAACCCGGCGCAGAACGGCTGGGACCTCAACCGCGTCAGCGCCTACTGCGCCACGTGGGACGCCAACAAGCCGCTGTCGTGGCGGCAAAAGTACGGCTGGACCGCCTTCTGCGGGCCCTCGGGCCCTAGGGGCCAGGCCTCCTGCGGCAAGTGCATCAAG GTGACGAACCGTGCGACGGGCGCATCGACCGTGGCGAGGATCGTGGACCAGTGCAGCAATGGCGGCCTGGACCTGGACTTCGAGACGGTGTTCAAGAAGATTGACACCAATGGGCAAGGCTACCAGATGGGCCACCTCAACGTCGACTACCAGTTCGTCTCCTGCTGA